Proteins encoded within one genomic window of Deinococcus sp. YIM 134068:
- a CDS encoding LysR family transcriptional regulator, with translation MTDRTPPAPSLAQLRALIAVADAGGFGEAAAEHGVSQSTLSEAVAKLETLAGRPLLRRTPGGTVPTDAGLRTLGHARAAVQAATDALLAAQDEDGGLSGALRVASMRSAATHLLPLALAAFRSRHPRVSVTLLDAESHGGGAPAVRSGRVDLAVIVADEAPDLRLHPLPPDEYLFVAPASRGTHPVTLDELAAGSLIFSPTHDSCDRRIRSYLTARGVLLASVTHIEQDSVILSMVGHGLGITVMPTLALLPLPPGLVALPLPDPLSRPLALAALPHRATLPLLRAFTGAVLASVAGSAVLNRAG, from the coding sequence ATGACCGACCGGACGCCCCCCGCCCCCTCGCTCGCCCAGCTTCGCGCCCTGATTGCGGTGGCGGACGCCGGGGGCTTCGGCGAGGCGGCGGCGGAGCATGGCGTGTCGCAGTCCACGCTCAGCGAGGCGGTCGCCAAGCTGGAGACGCTGGCGGGCCGTCCCCTGCTGCGCCGCACGCCGGGCGGGACCGTGCCCACCGACGCCGGTCTGCGGACGCTGGGGCACGCCCGCGCCGCCGTGCAGGCCGCCACCGACGCCCTCCTTGCCGCGCAGGACGAGGACGGCGGGCTGTCGGGTGCCCTGCGCGTGGCGTCCATGCGTTCTGCGGCCACACATCTCCTGCCGCTCGCGCTCGCGGCGTTCCGCTCACGCCACCCGCGCGTCTCCGTCACGCTGCTGGACGCCGAGAGTCACGGCGGCGGTGCCCCCGCCGTCCGCTCGGGCCGGGTGGACCTCGCCGTGATCGTGGCCGATGAAGCCCCCGATCTGCGCCTCCACCCCCTCCCACCCGACGAGTACCTGTTCGTCGCCCCCGCCTCGCGCGGCACACACCCGGTCACGCTGGACGAGCTGGCCGCCGGATCGCTCATCTTCTCCCCGACCCACGACTCGTGTGACCGCCGCATCCGGTCCTACCTCACGGCGCGCGGCGTGCTTCTGGCGTCCGTGACCCATATCGAGCAGGACAGCGTGATCCTCTCGATGGTGGGGCACGGTCTCGGCATCACCGTCATGCCGACGCTGGCGCTCCTGCCCCTGCCCCCCGGCCTCGTCGCCCTGCCGCTGCCCGACCCCCTGTCGCGGCCCCTCGCGCTCGCCGCCCTGCCTCACCGGGCCACATTGCCCCTGCTGCGCGCCTTTACGGGGGCGGTGCTGGCGAGCGTGGCGGGTTCGGCTGTCCTGAACAGAGCTGGGTGA